GATAAAGCCAGGGATCGGGAAATTTTTAACAAATTTCGAAACTCCCATTTCAAAAAAGAGGACTTTTCAAAAATTTGTTCCGAATTTCCCGCTGATTTTTTAGTTCGAGACGAAGTCGGTTTTCAAAACAATATTTCTCTCGATCGAATTGTGTACAATTGCGCGCAGAAACAATTGGATGAATTCCATCTTTCCGAAAAATCGGATCTTTTCTTTTTGATGCGATCCATGACGGAACGTTCGTTTCCTTGGGTACCTTCTAAAAGAAAGCAAACTACTTCAATATTGAAGAAGAATACGAAAGAATTAATTTTTATCGTCGATCTGTCTCCTTCTTTCCAAAGAGAAAGAGAAGAATGGGCGCAGTTCGTTAAAAATACGTCTTGGGAGACCGGGATACGGATTGTCACTTTTTCAGAAGGAAAAGTTTCCATTCTTCCCAAAGCGAGTTCGTTGGCGGAATTAAGAAAACAGGTTGGGAGTTTGAAATCGTTTGGCAAATCGAGTTTGGAGGATTTATCGGAAGCGCTATTGCGTACGAGGCGTTCATTAATCCGATCTCAAAGCGCTCAAGACATAATCATTCTCACAAATGCGAAAGGCAAAATTCCGAATCCTAGTTTGTTTTCCGCCATTCAAGATTTGCAATCTTCTGGTTATCGAGTTCAATTATTCACCGCGCCGTACTTTTCCATTTCTCAAACTCAATTTTTCAAAGGAATTTTTTCTAAGGAAAATTTTTTTGAAATAACATATTTTAAAAAAATCAGCACTCTAAAAGATTCAAAAACCTTAATATTTAGAGGGAGACAAATTTACTTCACGTATTCGGAAGTTTCTCCAAAACAGATTCCGCGGGAATCCTCCCTCAATAAGGTTTCTTATTCGGGAAAATATACGGAATCGGAATCGATTAATCCTCTGAATTTTGCGGAAATATATGCCGAGTTGACGGGGGACAAGATTTTAGCTTCGGATTCTTTACGGGATAATCTTTCGTTCCTGCTTTCTCAAAGTTTATTTAAGGAAGAGTTTAAAGGAGAAAATGAAACTGAAGTTTTGGTAAAATCCGGAGAAAAAGCCTTTTGGATTTCGCTTCCATTCGGGTTTAAAATTCCTCAAGTCGACGAACAGATCCTATATCAAACGACTTATGTTTCATCAGGGAATTCTGTGGACGGAGTTGCAAATGTGGCTGGCCTTACGGAAGAGTACAAACTTTCTCCTTCTCGGATTTTGGAATGTACGCCGATTCAAGTAAGAAATTATTTTCAGAATACGAATAAAAGTTCTTTTGATTGTATAATCCGAGGTAGAGTTCTGCAGGTCAAAGGGTTATAATCTTTCGAGAAGGGATCCGCGTTTGAATTCCGAAGAACATATTTTTATCAGTAACGCTTCGAATTCGATTAAAGTATTAAATCGACTCAAGTCTTTGTCTCAAAATACATTGCCCTTATTTGTTACGGGAGGCCCGGGCAGCGGGAAAACTTTTGTTTCCAACCTGATTGCCGGTTTATCTGGTTTAAACCCTCGCGTTCTCATTTTAGATTCCGACAACGTCGAGAGTGAAAAGGGTTTGGAATCGATACTTTCCGAAGGAAAAAACACATATTTCGTTTTTAAGAATTTCCCCAATTTTTCAAAAGAGATCCAAGTTTATCTTCTGAAGAAGGTTCGTGAAAACCAAAGTGATTCTCGTTTCATTTTTATTTCCGATAAAGAATGGAAACAAAAACTGGAAACCGGACAAATTTTAGAGTCTCTTTATTTCGAAATTTCAAATTTTCGATTGGATCTTCCGGATCTTAGGGAAAGAAAGGAGGATATTCCTCTGTTAATTCGACATTTTTTGGAAACTCTTTCTGAAAAATACAAACGAAAAGAGACCCGATTGAGTGACAAACTAGTTCAGTTTTTACTTAATTACGACTTTCCGGGCAACGTCAGACAACTCAAAAATCTTTTGGAAGGCATGATTTCCCTATTTGCCGTGCGTATTCTTGATGTAAAACATCTTCCGCCTCAGATGTTTGAAACTTCTTACGTTTATTCGGAGTTTATAGAAGTGAAAACCGGAATTCCTTTAAAGGACTACGAAAGGGAAATCATCAAAAGGAATTTGATTCTTGTGAACGGCAACAGGGAGAAAGCCGCCAAGATACTCGGAATATCGGAAAGGACAATTTACAGAAAGATTATAGAATTCGGTCTTTCCGACGAAGCTGAAGGAAAAAATCCTCCATCCGACGACTGAAGTAAAATTCCGATCCCTCTTTTTCCGAATTGGTTTTGATTCGAATATTCATATCTATCATAAAATCGTAAAGTTCTCCGATGATTTTATCGGAAAAAAAAGTAGCCTCTTTTCTGAGGCGGTTTCGAACGAAATTTTTTCTTGCGGGGCTATAGGATTGAATGTCCAGGAATTCGTGGATTTCCTCGTCCGAAAGGGATGTCTCGTACTTTCTGGAAATGATTTTATACTTACGAAGTTGATCGATTCTTTCCTTCAAGATCGAAAGAAATAAAAGCAAAGAATCTTTTCCGCTCTGAAATTTTTTCAATTCTTTGAAAAAACGAATCCGATCCGATTCCATAAAGAAATCGACCAAACCGGAAGAATTCAATTCTCCGCTGAAAAGTAAAACATCTTCGACGTCTTGTTTCGTGAAGGATTTTTTTACGAGATAAAGTTTTAGTTTAGAAAGTGATTGTAGATACGCTCCCATTGAGGGGGGAATTTTGTGCAGAAATTCATTCATGGCGTCCTCGTCCAATTGGACTCCGATTTCCTTACAAGCCTGCAAAAGACCGGTGCGTGTTTCGCTGGGATAAAAGTTTTTGGTTTTGATGAGATTCGCTTTTCCCCCGAAGATTTGAAGAACCTTGTTTGAAACTTCCCAATGATTGTAATGAACTAAAAGTTGAATCGAGTCCGGAAAGTTCGAAAATTGTTTTTGTAAGAATTCATTATTCTTTCCCTTTCCGCCGGAGATCGGCTTAAAAAATTCAAAACCGGATTTGACGATAAATAATTTTCGATTGGAAAACATATCCAAGTTGAAAGCATCGGATTGGAATCTTTCAAAGTCTCCGGGTTCCGAAACGAATATTACGATTTCGAATGGTTCTCCCGTTTTTCGAATTTCTTCTTTATATTTTTCCGCGATAATTTCAAACTCGTAGGATTCTTTTGCCGCAACAAAAACGATTTGCGGTAGTTTTTCGCTCCAATCGGTTAGGAATTCTATGGAATTTTTATATTCTTTGATTTTTGTCGCCATTCTGTTTGAATTGGAAATCGTTCCGATCCTTAAAAAAACGGAAGAATTATTTAAAGTAAAGGATCAATTCTCCGAAGATTAGAATATGAATATCAGTTCCGGAGTCCAGAGGATTTCTTTTCCGAACGAGGCTTTGACTTACGTAAGCCCGGCTCGTATGGGTGGAAAAATACAAGCCGTGGAACCGATTCGCCGCGAAGATTTTAACGCCGATTATAACTCGGACAGAATCAACCCGTCTTCCATTTCCAAGGAATTTATACCGACAACTCGCGGTAGTCTGATCGATTTTTACGCCTGATTTCCTTTTAAATATTTTTTCCAAAATTCGTGGTATTGAAAAAACGTTCGTATCGGAAATCCGAGTATGTTCGTGTACGATCCGTCGAAAGATTGAACCGGACCTTCCTTGTCTTGAACCCCGTAACTTCCGGCCTTATCAAAGGGAGAATATTTTTCAATGTATTCTCGAATTTGTTTGTGATTCCAAGAACGAAAATGAACTTGAGAGAACTCGAACGCGAACCGTTCGAGCCCTTTATAATAGATTCCCAGTCCTGAAGCGACCTTATGAGTTTTTCCGGACAACCTTTCGAGCATTTCCATCGCCTCAGGAAAGTTTTCTGGTTTTTGAAGAATCGAATTCTCTTGAACGACGATTGTGTCGCAGGAGATCAAAAATTCGTTTTCGGATCTTGTGCCTAACTTGGATAAACATATCCTTTTCAAATATTCCAAAGGATGTTCGTTTTTTAAAGAACTTTCGTCTATGTCTTCCGGTTCGATTCTAAAATCAAGATCTAAGGATTCCAAAACGTGCTTTCTACGAGGAGATCTGGATCTGAGAACGATCATAAATCCACGATTCGGGAAAAGCCTTGCCTTGCATCCGTTTTCCTGCCGATATTGGTACGGATGAAAGAGAATCAACGAACTCTATTGAATAAAGTCGGATCCGCAATTTGTGCACTTTTTCTTACTTATAACGTTTCTATCTTTTCTCAAACGATCCCGGGTGAATCTAAAGACTCAAAACAAAAGCTTACATCCGATCGGGAGTTAATCGAAACGGGAAAGTTGGAATCTATTAGAAGAAAAGTTTATCTCGGATTGAAAGGAATTAGAGTTTCTCTTTTGAACTTTGGAAAAAAACAAGATTTGGAAAAACTCGCCGCCGATTATGGGCAAGCTGAAACTCTTTATCTGAAAGCGGAATACGGAAATGCCACGACCCTGTTTGAGAATATTTTTAAAGCAATTATTCTTTTGGAAGACGCAATTCGTAAAGACTATGAAAGCAGAACAATTCAATTGGGACAGGAACTGGTTCCTATGATTGTGTCGATTCGATTGGATGAAAAAAACAAAAATCGATCCGTTCTTCCGGTATTAGAAAAGTATTATGCTCGTTTCGGAGAAACATCGAAAACTTCTTCCAAAGAATTGGAAAGTGGGGAAAGAACTTCCGCTCTTTATTATCAAAAACAGTCCCTTCTTTCGCTTTACCAAGCTAAGATTCTTTTGGGAAAGAGCGAGGATTCTGGGCTTTCTTTTTCGGATAAAATTTCTAAAAATAAAATTCTCGATTCTGATTATCTAAAACCGGAGGAAATGATTTATTGGGATGATGCGCAAGGCCGTTTGAATACGGAGGCGGAGGAAGAAAGAAAAAAAGATAGAGCGAGAACTTTAAAGTGGCACGAATTAAAAATGGGGATTTTTTCCGAAAAACCGCAGAAAAAGAATGAAACTAAAAGTCAGGATTTTCCTTCCTCAAAGCCTTAGTACGAATAAACTAGAATATTTGAAATAATGAATATATGATTCTTTTTTATAAAAAAAATTTGCCCGGTGTTTGCATCGTAAGGAATTATTTTCTTGCCGTGGTTATCTCATTTTTGCGGTCGTTCTATAGGGAAAAGACCATACAACTTGACATTTTCGGTAAGATCAAAGAAAGCGTAGGATTTTCGCCTTTTTTGAATTGTTCGATATATTTCAAAACGTTTCGTAAAAAACTTTGGATTTGTTTTTTGATTTTTCTAGCGTTTCCTTCCTGCAGGAGAGGAAGTTTTGATCGAGTCAAAGAATCCAGCCTCCAATATCTTTGCAAAAGTTATTTTCTTTTTTGCGATCAGATTGTTGCTAAAATCGATATGTTTGACTGTGATCCGTTGCACAATATGTATAAAGGCGACGGGACTCATTATATTAGTCGAGAAATTCTAGTGGATGACCTCACTGTGGAAAAAGAGGAAAAGGAAATGGAGATTTTCGATCCGTATTCCGAAAAAAAACCTAAAAAAGAAAAAGCAAAAGACACAAGTTCTGATTTTGGGAAAAACATTCGAATCGATTCTCGAAAGTTGATTCGTACTTTCGATACGGAGCGCGGAAAAAAACCGTCAATGACAAACGGTGGAGAATCCATCGAAGAGATTCGACCTTGTTATCCGGTAAAACCGCAGTACAATCAGGAGTAATTTGTTGAACGATTTATTTAACGTAAAAGGTAAAACGGTTTTAGTGACCGGATCCACTCGTGGGATCGGAAGACACTTTGCGGAAGGTTTTAAAAACGCTGGAGCGATCGTTTATGGAACAGGCTCTTCGGAAGAATCGGTCAAGAAATTCGACGGCTCCGGCATCAAGGGTTATGCTGCGGACATTCGTCAACCGGATGTAATGCCGCCGATTATCGAGTCCATCGTTAAAGAGCACGGGAAACTTGATGTACTTGTAAATAACGCCGGGATCGCTTCGAATAAACCCGCCGCTTTTTTAAAGGAGGAAGAAATCCAATCTATCATTCAAACCAATTTTACGGGCGTATTCAGAGCTTGTGCGGCTTATTATAGGATTCATAAAAAGAAAGGTGGGAATATTATCAATGTTGCTTCTATTCTTGGAATGAGGGGAACGAAATTTGCCTCCGTCTATTCCGGGACTAAGGGAGCGGTTATTAATATGACCCGGGCTCTCGCTGTCGAATGGATCGGCTCCGGTTATCGTGTGAACTCAATTTGTCCCGGTTTTATCGATACAGATATGACGGAAATGATCAAAGAAAAACCGGATGTTTTGGAGCAAATGATGAATTCGATCCCGATGGGAAGACTCGGAAAGCCGGACGACCTGATAGGAGCCGCGATTTTTTTTGCGAGCGACGCGTCTGCTTATGTTACCGGGCAAACAATTGTGGTCGACGGAGGAATTACCGCGGGACTTTAAAAGTGAGTCTAATCTTTAATGATTCTTTCTCTTCATCCGATCAATCCTGAAAATAGAAAACTCCAACAGATTTCAAACAGATTGTTGGAAGGAAGCGTTTATATTTTTCCGACGGATACGGTTTATGCCTTGGTTGCGGATTCTCAATCTAAGCTTGGTGTTGAAAAGTTATATGAATTGAAAAATATTCCGAAAAACCAACCGCTTTCTTTGATTTGTCCTAGTATTTCAGTTGCTTCCAACTATATCGAGTATCTTTCAAACGAAGCATTTCGTTTGATGAAAAAGATTACGCCAGGGCCGTTTACGTTTATTACCCGTGCCAACAAGCACCTACCTAGAGTTTCTTTTTCCAACCAAAAAGAGAAACAGATCGGTATTCGAATTCCGGATGCGATTTATTTGCAAAAATTACTGCAGCTTCATCCAAATCCGTTAACCTCCACTTCCGTCTTTGCAAACGATGAGTTCATTATCGAAGTTGATTTGTTGGAACGAGTATATGGGGCCCGCGTTGAAGGGATTGTCGACGGAGGAATTGTGAAAGTGGAACTTTCGACGATTTTAAATATGACGGGTGATAAAATGGCGATTATAAGAGAAGGAAAGGGATTTGAGTTTTTATGATTGATGTCGAATTAAAAATTTCTTTAGTAGATTCCTGGAAACTCTAATTCAAAAAGGTATAAAACTAAGTAAGGTTCCGTCTCTTTTACCTAAGACGTTTATTTTTTCGTAAAGGGATAGTTCGGGG
The nucleotide sequence above comes from Leptospira weilii. Encoded proteins:
- a CDS encoding LIC10012 family protein; amino-acid sequence: MLRNLFFFLCFTAQPIFSTSVIFLPGKAEGNLPAALERIDDRSQEISKFGAFYANLLLRAKVSTIDKARDREIFNKFRNSHFKKEDFSKICSEFPADFLVRDEVGFQNNISLDRIVYNCAQKQLDEFHLSEKSDLFFLMRSMTERSFPWVPSKRKQTTSILKKNTKELIFIVDLSPSFQREREEWAQFVKNTSWETGIRIVTFSEGKVSILPKASSLAELRKQVGSLKSFGKSSLEDLSEALLRTRRSLIRSQSAQDIIILTNAKGKIPNPSLFSAIQDLQSSGYRVQLFTAPYFSISQTQFFKGIFSKENFFEITYFKKISTLKDSKTLIFRGRQIYFTYSEVSPKQIPRESSLNKVSYSGKYTESESINPLNFAEIYAELTGDKILASDSLRDNLSFLLSQSLFKEEFKGENETEVLVKSGEKAFWISLPFGFKIPQVDEQILYQTTYVSSGNSVDGVANVAGLTEEYKLSPSRILECTPIQVRNYFQNTNKSSFDCIIRGRVLQVKGL
- a CDS encoding helix-turn-helix domain-containing protein — translated: MNSEEHIFISNASNSIKVLNRLKSLSQNTLPLFVTGGPGSGKTFVSNLIAGLSGLNPRVLILDSDNVESEKGLESILSEGKNTYFVFKNFPNFSKEIQVYLLKKVRENQSDSRFIFISDKEWKQKLETGQILESLYFEISNFRLDLPDLRERKEDIPLLIRHFLETLSEKYKRKETRLSDKLVQFLLNYDFPGNVRQLKNLLEGMISLFAVRILDVKHLPPQMFETSYVYSEFIEVKTGIPLKDYEREIIKRNLILVNGNREKAAKILGISERTIYRKIIEFGLSDEAEGKNPPSDD
- the holA gene encoding DNA polymerase III subunit delta gives rise to the protein MATKIKEYKNSIEFLTDWSEKLPQIVFVAAKESYEFEIIAEKYKEEIRKTGEPFEIVIFVSEPGDFERFQSDAFNLDMFSNRKLFIVKSGFEFFKPISGGKGKNNEFLQKQFSNFPDSIQLLVHYNHWEVSNKVLQIFGGKANLIKTKNFYPSETRTGLLQACKEIGVQLDEDAMNEFLHKIPPSMGAYLQSLSKLKLYLVKKSFTKQDVEDVLLFSGELNSSGLVDFFMESDRIRFFKELKKFQSGKDSLLLFLSILKERIDQLRKYKIISRKYETSLSDEEIHEFLDIQSYSPARKNFVRNRLRKEATFFSDKIIGELYDFMIDMNIRIKTNSEKEGSEFYFSRRMEDFFLQLRRKDRIL
- a CDS encoding nucleoside triphosphate pyrophosphatase, which codes for MIVLRSRSPRRKHVLESLDLDFRIEPEDIDESSLKNEHPLEYLKRICLSKLGTRSENEFLISCDTIVVQENSILQKPENFPEAMEMLERLSGKTHKVASGLGIYYKGLERFAFEFSQVHFRSWNHKQIREYIEKYSPFDKAGSYGVQDKEGPVQSFDGSYTNILGFPIRTFFQYHEFWKKYLKGNQA
- a CDS encoding SDR family NAD(P)-dependent oxidoreductase; translation: MNDLFNVKGKTVLVTGSTRGIGRHFAEGFKNAGAIVYGTGSSEESVKKFDGSGIKGYAADIRQPDVMPPIIESIVKEHGKLDVLVNNAGIASNKPAAFLKEEEIQSIIQTNFTGVFRACAAYYRIHKKKGGNIINVASILGMRGTKFASVYSGTKGAVINMTRALAVEWIGSGYRVNSICPGFIDTDMTEMIKEKPDVLEQMMNSIPMGRLGKPDDLIGAAIFFASDASAYVTGQTIVVDGGITAGL
- a CDS encoding L-threonylcarbamoyladenylate synthase, with translation MILSLHPINPENRKLQQISNRLLEGSVYIFPTDTVYALVADSQSKLGVEKLYELKNIPKNQPLSLICPSISVASNYIEYLSNEAFRLMKKITPGPFTFITRANKHLPRVSFSNQKEKQIGIRIPDAIYLQKLLQLHPNPLTSTSVFANDEFIIEVDLLERVYGARVEGIVDGGIVKVELSTILNMTGDKMAIIREGKGFEFL